From the Fusobacterium ulcerans ATCC 49185 genome, the window TCTTATCTGGAGAAAAGGATGATAAGCAAAGCTTTAAAAAACTTTGGGTCAACAAGAAAAGCGGCTAAGCATTTAGGAATTGATCAATCAACAGTAGTTAAAAAATGTAAAAGTTTGGAAATAGATATTCTTAGACTGAAAGAGTATGAGTGATGAAATTTGGAATAGGTCAGATGAAAAAATTCATCTGACCTGTTTTTCTTTATTTTAGAGTTAAAAGTATAAAATTTCATATTTTTAAAATAAAATGATGAAAATAATCATCTATAATAAAAATGCACTTTTTTATAAACTTTGAATAAATCATAGTTTCTTAATTTGAGAAAAGATGGCATAGAATTTGCTTTATTAATTTGTACTAACAATAAAATATAAATGGAGGGTGAATTAATATGAGTAAAATAATAATAACAGTAGCTCCAACAGGAGCTTGGCCATCTAAAAAAGATAATCCCAATATACCTTTAACACCTGAAGAAATTGCAAATGATGTATATGAGTGTTATAAGGCAGGAGCTTCTGTAGCGCATCTTCATATGAGAGATGATATGGGGAAAGGAACTATGGATACTAAGAAATTTGAAGAAACAGTTAAACTTATAAAAGAAAGATGTGATATAGTTATTAATCTAACAACTTCAGGGGATTTAAATGCCACTGATGAAACTAGACAGGCACATTTAAAATCAATAAAACCTGATCTTGCTTCTTATGACTGTGGTTCTATGAACTGGATGCATAATAGTTTATTTATCAATCATCCTAAATTTTTAGAAGAATTAGGATATACAATGCAGGAAAATAATGTCAAACCAGAAATTGAAATTTTTGATGCGGGAATGATATACAATTCATTGTATTATATAAAGAAAGGAGTTTTAAAAGAACCAGTACATTATCAATTTGTATTGGGAGCTGCAGGGGGAACAGCTGCAACTGTTGAAAATTTGGTTTATTTAAAAAGTTTAATACCAGAGGGAAGTACTTGGTCAGCATTGGGAATTGGAAGAGGACATATACCTATTCTAATGACAGCTATTGCCATGGGAGGACATGTGCGTGTAGGAATGGAGGATAATGTATATTATGGACCAGGAGAATTAGCTGTTTCAAATGCTCAGCTTGTAGAAAGAGCAGCCAGACTGATTAAAAATTCTATGAATGAAGTAGCAACTCCAGCTGAAGCTAGAGAGATTTTAGGTTTGAAAAATGGAGTTGAGTAATTATGATAAAGAATATTTCAGTGATAGGTGCTGGAACAATGGGGCATGGAATAGCAGAAGTTTTTGCTCTGCATGGATATAATGTAAGTTTATACGAAACTAATGCAGAAATAAGAGAAAATGCAAAGAAAGTTATAGAAGATGAACTTTTATTTTTACTGGAAAATGATTTTATAAAAAAAGATGATATTCAAAAAACATTAAAAAATATAGAGATGTTTTCTGATTTAAAAGAA encodes:
- a CDS encoding 3-keto-5-aminohexanoate cleavage protein, with the translated sequence MSKIIITVAPTGAWPSKKDNPNIPLTPEEIANDVYECYKAGASVAHLHMRDDMGKGTMDTKKFEETVKLIKERCDIVINLTTSGDLNATDETRQAHLKSIKPDLASYDCGSMNWMHNSLFINHPKFLEELGYTMQENNVKPEIEIFDAGMIYNSLYYIKKGVLKEPVHYQFVLGAAGGTAATVENLVYLKSLIPEGSTWSALGIGRGHIPILMTAIAMGGHVRVGMEDNVYYGPGELAVSNAQLVERAARLIKNSMNEVATPAEAREILGLKNGVE